From the genome of Candidatus Delongbacteria bacterium, one region includes:
- a CDS encoding DNA repair helicase XPB — protein sequence MYNPSNPLIIQSDRTVFLETANPLFEDARDDLGRFAELDKSPEHLHTYRITPLSLWNAASSGMGAAEIINILNRYSKYEVPTNVVEDIRETVSRYGRVRLMRDEVLGLLLESDDELLMMELTRHKTVVPYLGQQLDARRVLVRPEYRGHLKQSLIKIGFPVEDLAGYTNGAPLAIGWREQCRSGRDFELRRYQKDAISVFWAGGDKRGGSGVLVLPCGAGKTVIGIGVMEKVRMHTLVLTTNVTALRQWKHEILDKTDIPEDQIGEYSGEFKEVRPVTLATYQILTWRKNKKSPFAHFALFNQQDWGLIVYDEVHLLPAPVFRAVAEIQSRRRLGLTATLVREDGKEDDVFSLIGPKKIDVPWKELERQGWIAQASCIEYRLAMDNDLRLEYALAETRRKYTVASCNPAKLEVIEHLLALHPNDRVLIIGQFLDQLHTIAALLDAPLITGSVRNQVREDLYERFRTGAVRVLVVSKVANFAVDLPEANVAIQVSGTFGSRQEEAQRLGRVLRPKSGENHAWFYTLVTRDTIDQEFAMNRQLFLTEQGYRYEIRNFD from the coding sequence CCTAGCAATCCGCTTATCATCCAATCGGATCGGACGGTCTTTCTGGAGACCGCCAATCCACTCTTCGAGGACGCCCGGGACGATCTGGGCCGCTTCGCCGAGCTGGACAAGTCCCCCGAACACCTGCACACCTACCGGATCACGCCGCTCTCGCTCTGGAACGCCGCCTCCAGCGGGATGGGCGCCGCGGAAATCATCAACATCCTCAACCGCTACTCCAAGTACGAGGTCCCCACCAACGTGGTGGAGGACATCCGGGAGACGGTGTCGCGTTACGGACGCGTGCGCCTGATGCGCGACGAGGTGCTGGGCCTCCTGCTGGAGTCCGACGACGAGCTGCTGATGATGGAGCTGACCCGCCACAAGACCGTGGTGCCCTACCTGGGGCAGCAATTGGACGCCCGGCGCGTGCTGGTGCGGCCGGAGTACCGCGGGCACCTCAAGCAGTCGCTGATCAAGATCGGCTTCCCGGTGGAGGACCTGGCCGGCTACACCAACGGCGCGCCGCTGGCCATCGGCTGGCGCGAGCAGTGCCGCAGCGGGCGGGACTTCGAGCTGCGCCGCTACCAGAAGGACGCCATCTCGGTGTTCTGGGCCGGCGGCGACAAGCGCGGCGGCTCGGGCGTGCTGGTGCTGCCCTGCGGCGCGGGCAAGACCGTGATCGGCATCGGCGTGATGGAGAAGGTGCGCATGCACACGCTGGTGCTCACCACCAACGTCACCGCGCTGCGGCAGTGGAAACACGAGATCCTGGACAAGACCGACATCCCTGAGGACCAGATCGGCGAGTATTCGGGCGAGTTCAAGGAAGTGCGGCCGGTGACCCTGGCCACCTACCAGATCCTCACCTGGCGCAAGAACAAGAAGAGCCCCTTCGCCCACTTCGCCCTGTTCAACCAGCAGGACTGGGGCCTGATCGTCTACGACGAGGTGCACCTGCTGCCCGCGCCGGTCTTCCGCGCGGTGGCGGAGATCCAAAGTCGGCGGCGGCTGGGCCTGACCGCCACGCTGGTGCGCGAGGACGGCAAGGAGGACGACGTGTTCTCCCTGATCGGGCCCAAGAAGATCGACGTCCCCTGGAAGGAGTTGGAGCGCCAGGGCTGGATCGCTCAGGCCAGCTGCATCGAATACCGGCTGGCCATGGACAACGACCTGCGGCTGGAGTACGCCCTGGCCGAGACGCGGCGCAAGTACACGGTTGCCTCCTGCAACCCGGCCAAGCTCGAGGTCATCGAACACCTGCTGGCGCTGCACCCCAACGACCGCGTGCTGATCATCGGGCAGTTCCTGGACCAGTTGCACACCATCGCCGCGCTGCTGGATGCGCCGCTGATCACGGGCAGCGTGCGCAACCAGGTGCGCGAGGATCTCTACGAACGCTTCCGCACCGGCGCCGTGCGCGTGCTGGTGGTCTCCAAGGTGGCCAATTTCGCCGTGGACCTGCCCGAGGCCAATGTGGCCATCCAAGTCTCCGGGACCTTCGGCAGCCGGCAGGAGGAGGCCCAGCGGCTGGGGCGCGTCCTGCGGCCCAAGAGCGGCGAGAACCACGCCTGGTTCTACACACTGGTCACCCGTGACACCATCGACCAGGAGTTCGCCATGAACCGGCAACTCTTTTTGACGGAGCAGGGCTATCGCTACGAGATTCGAAACTTCGACTAG